The following proteins are encoded in a genomic region of Nocardioides sp. cx-173:
- a CDS encoding SURF1 family protein has product MRAFLTPRMIGAHLLALVCVGIAGGLGVWQFDAWQRTRAAEAKDLTQVEPVPLTDVMGSDDPFPPGYVGHPVEVSGTWLPDSTVFVSGREVDGVEGFWVVTPLAVGDADAPALPVVRGWSPTTEDVPAPPTGTADLVAWLQPTEGTGQVDDDPRDDVLPQMRTGDLVQHVDQDLYGAYGVATEPLDGLEPGTLEQLPSPGSLTGLRNFLYALEWWVFGAFAAFIWWRYVREESLTPEPEIAEDRVRSEV; this is encoded by the coding sequence GTGCGTGCCTTCCTCACCCCCCGGATGATCGGCGCCCACCTGCTCGCGCTGGTGTGCGTGGGGATCGCCGGTGGGCTGGGCGTGTGGCAGTTCGACGCCTGGCAGCGCACGCGGGCCGCCGAGGCCAAGGACCTGACCCAGGTCGAGCCGGTGCCCCTGACCGACGTGATGGGCAGCGACGACCCCTTCCCACCTGGCTACGTCGGGCACCCGGTGGAGGTGTCCGGCACCTGGCTGCCGGACTCGACGGTGTTCGTCTCCGGTCGCGAGGTCGACGGGGTGGAGGGATTCTGGGTGGTGACGCCGCTCGCCGTCGGCGACGCGGACGCCCCGGCCCTGCCCGTCGTACGCGGCTGGTCGCCGACGACCGAGGACGTCCCCGCGCCGCCGACCGGCACCGCCGACCTCGTCGCCTGGCTGCAGCCGACCGAGGGCACCGGGCAGGTCGACGACGACCCGCGCGACGACGTACTGCCGCAGATGCGCACGGGTGACCTGGTGCAGCACGTCGACCAGGACCTCTACGGCGCCTACGGCGTCGCCACCGAGCCGCTCGACGGCCTCGAGCCCGGGACCCTCGAGCAGCTGCCCTCCCCGGGCAGCCTCACCGGCCTGCGCAACTTCCTGTACGCCCTGGAGTGGTGGGTCTTCGGCGCGTTCGCGGCCTTCATCTGGTGGCGTTACGTGCGTGAGGAGTCGCTCACCCCGGAGCCGGAAATCGCAGAGGACCGGGTACGTTCGGAGGTGTGA
- a CDS encoding DUF3817 domain-containing protein, with translation MNGTLTRYRVMATIVGILLIVLILVGMPLKYLFEDGSGAQELGAWITTNLGVAHGWLYMIFLVTAFLLSRRAGWDLGFTIVTLLCGTVPVLSFWAEHRATARVRAEHADELTAHTSAV, from the coding sequence GTGAACGGCACTCTGACCCGCTACCGCGTGATGGCCACGATCGTGGGGATCCTGCTGATCGTGCTGATCCTGGTGGGGATGCCTCTGAAGTACCTCTTCGAGGACGGCTCCGGCGCCCAGGAGCTCGGCGCCTGGATCACCACCAACCTCGGCGTGGCCCACGGCTGGCTCTACATGATCTTCCTCGTGACGGCGTTCCTGCTCTCCCGCAGAGCCGGCTGGGACCTCGGCTTCACGATCGTGACGCTGCTGTGCGGCACGGTCCCGGTGCTGAGCTTCTGGGCCGAGCACCGCGCGACCGCCCGGGTGCGCGCCGAGCACGCTGACGAGCTCACCGCGCACACCAGCGCGGTCTAG
- a CDS encoding patatin-like phospholipase family protein yields MTTAFVLGGGGVLGAVEVGMLRALFEHDVAPELVLGTSVGALNGALVAREPTLDVVPRLLELWRGASESGREVYGDKPLRTVRRAVATGTHIFSAEPLTQRLRDELGDVTFEELPVRLQVVAASIERAAEHWFDSGPVVDAVVASAAVPGLLPPARVGDEHFLDGGIVNSIPLGRAVQLGATRVFVLQVGRIDRPLAVPRRPWEVARVSFEIARRHRFVRELAELPDGVECHVLPARGTSARDDTLFGTRDFRTVEARIERTYEAARDYLDEHL; encoded by the coding sequence GTGACGACCGCGTTCGTCCTCGGTGGGGGCGGGGTGCTGGGCGCGGTCGAGGTGGGCATGCTCAGGGCGCTGTTCGAGCACGACGTCGCGCCCGAGCTGGTCCTGGGCACCAGCGTCGGCGCCCTCAACGGCGCCCTGGTCGCGCGCGAGCCCACGCTGGACGTGGTGCCCCGCCTGCTCGAGCTCTGGCGCGGGGCGAGCGAGTCGGGTCGCGAGGTCTACGGCGACAAGCCGCTGCGCACGGTACGGCGGGCGGTGGCCACCGGCACCCACATCTTCTCCGCCGAGCCGCTGACCCAGCGGCTGCGCGACGAGCTCGGGGACGTCACCTTCGAGGAGCTGCCGGTGCGGCTCCAGGTGGTCGCGGCCAGCATCGAGCGCGCAGCCGAGCACTGGTTCGACTCCGGCCCGGTGGTCGACGCCGTGGTCGCGAGCGCCGCCGTACCCGGCCTGCTGCCGCCTGCCCGGGTCGGCGACGAGCACTTCCTCGACGGCGGGATCGTCAACTCCATCCCGCTCGGCCGGGCCGTCCAGCTCGGCGCGACCCGGGTCTTCGTGCTGCAGGTGGGCCGCATCGACCGGCCGCTCGCGGTGCCGCGCCGACCGTGGGAGGTGGCCCGGGTGTCCTTTGAGATCGCGCGGCGGCACCGCTTCGTACGCGAGCTCGCCGAGCTGCCCGACGGCGTCGAGTGCCACGTCCTGCCGGCGCGAGGCACGTCCGCCCGCGACGACACCCTCTTCGGCACCCGCGACTTCCGCACCGTCGAGGCCCGGATCGAGCGGACCTACGAGGCCGCCCGCGACTACCTGGACGAGCACCTGTGA
- a CDS encoding 1-acyl-sn-glycerol-3-phosphate acyltransferase: MIRVVRRVVVAPAVVLLAVLLWLTLPWWLVVAAAVSLRLPGRWRALRLAWVVVLYLSIEALMLAVLLGLWLASGFGRRLRTPYFEGIHYDLVQGVMWVFFREAKRVLKLSIETDGPTPDAHPGRPILVACRHAGPGDSFTLVHALMHWYGREPRVVLKDTLAWDPMIDVVLRRIPARFISPSPGAGEDLESQIATLASDLDENDAFVIFPEGGNFTPARRQRAIDRLRRIGMERMAQRAEAMTNVLAPRPGGFLAALDAAPEADVVLVAHTGLDHLLTVGDLWRELPMDKRIVMRWWTVPRDEIPAGREERIEWLFDWWQRIDDWIEAYAAAPADPSATSPK, translated from the coding sequence ATGATCCGCGTCGTACGGCGGGTGGTGGTCGCGCCCGCCGTGGTGCTGCTCGCCGTCCTGCTGTGGCTGACGCTGCCCTGGTGGCTGGTCGTCGCGGCCGCCGTGTCACTGCGGCTGCCTGGCCGGTGGCGGGCGCTGCGGCTGGCCTGGGTGGTCGTCCTCTACCTGAGCATCGAGGCGTTGATGCTGGCGGTCCTGCTGGGGCTGTGGCTGGCCAGCGGGTTCGGGCGCCGCCTCCGCACGCCGTACTTCGAGGGGATCCACTACGACCTGGTGCAGGGCGTGATGTGGGTGTTCTTCCGCGAGGCGAAGCGGGTCCTCAAGCTGAGCATCGAGACCGACGGCCCGACCCCGGACGCGCACCCCGGGCGGCCGATCCTGGTCGCGTGCCGGCACGCCGGGCCGGGCGACTCGTTCACGCTGGTGCACGCGCTGATGCACTGGTACGGCCGCGAGCCGCGGGTCGTGCTCAAGGACACGCTGGCGTGGGACCCGATGATCGACGTGGTGCTGCGCCGGATCCCGGCCCGCTTCATCTCGCCCAGCCCCGGCGCCGGTGAGGACCTCGAGAGCCAGATCGCCACCCTGGCCAGCGACCTGGACGAGAACGACGCCTTCGTGATCTTCCCCGAGGGAGGCAACTTCACCCCGGCGCGGCGGCAGCGCGCGATCGACCGGCTCCGCCGGATCGGGATGGAGCGGATGGCCCAGCGAGCAGAGGCGATGACGAACGTCCTGGCGCCCCGGCCCGGCGGCTTCCTCGCCGCGCTGGACGCCGCGCCCGAGGCCGATGTGGTGCTGGTGGCCCACACCGGGCTCGACCACCTGCTCACCGTCGGCGACCTGTGGCGCGAGCTGCCGATGGACAAGCGGATCGTGATGCGGTGGTGGACCGTGCCGCGCGACGAGATCCCCGCCGGCCGCGAGGAGCGCATCGAGTGGCTCTTCGACTGGTGGCAGCGCATCGACGACTGGATCGAGGCCTACGCCGCCGCCCCCGCCGACCCGTCAGCAACGTCACCGAAATGA
- a CDS encoding DLW-39 family protein has translation MGLRKKKTLMDQANEYVEAAKPHVEAAYESAREFVQDTAVPALLDARDKAAPVIADAREKAAPVLADAREKASAAASEARDKAAPLIATGAALASEKAASAKAAADAKVAQLKGEPEPKKGGKLKKFVLFAAIAGAVAFVAKKLQGSDSAADNWQSSYVPTPPPAPTEAPADEAPATDPIPTDDPGGSSPDEALADAAEAPHPVTTPDDPAEVVEVQDPKS, from the coding sequence ATGGGACTGCGCAAGAAGAAGACGTTGATGGACCAGGCCAACGAGTACGTCGAGGCGGCCAAGCCCCACGTGGAGGCGGCCTACGAGTCGGCGCGCGAGTTCGTGCAGGACACCGCCGTACCCGCGCTCCTGGACGCCCGCGACAAGGCGGCTCCGGTGATCGCCGACGCTCGCGAGAAGGCCGCCCCGGTCCTCGCCGACGCCCGCGAGAAGGCCTCGGCCGCCGCCAGCGAGGCACGCGACAAGGCGGCCCCGCTGATCGCCACGGGCGCGGCGCTGGCGAGCGAGAAGGCGGCGAGCGCCAAGGCGGCCGCCGACGCGAAGGTGGCTCAGCTCAAGGGCGAGCCGGAGCCCAAGAAGGGCGGCAAGCTGAAGAAGTTCGTGCTCTTCGCCGCGATCGCCGGCGCGGTCGCGTTCGTCGCGAAGAAGCTGCAGGGCAGCGACTCCGCGGCCGACAACTGGCAGTCGTCGTACGTGCCGACTCCTCCGCCGGCCCCGACCGAGGCTCCCGCCGACGAGGCCCCCGCCACGGACCCGATCCCCACCGACGACCCGGGCGGCTCCTCGCCCGACGAGGCTCTGGCCGACGCCGCCGAGGCCCCGCACCCCGTCACCACCCCCGACGACCCGGCCGAGGTCGTGGAGGTGCAGGACCCCAAGTCCTGA
- a CDS encoding peptidylprolyl isomerase: MAEQQAILKTNRGDITVNLFPNHAPATVENFVGLATGEKDYDAGNGRTGKFYDGLGFHRVIEGFMIQGGCPLGTGTGGPGYTFKDEIHPELVFDKPYLLAMANAGPGTNGSQFFITLGATPWLNGKHTIFGEVADQASRDVVDAIGSTPTGAGDRPLDAVVIESVEVVGS; the protein is encoded by the coding sequence ATGGCTGAGCAGCAGGCCATCCTCAAGACCAACCGGGGCGACATCACCGTCAACCTGTTCCCGAACCACGCGCCCGCCACGGTCGAGAACTTCGTCGGGCTGGCGACCGGTGAGAAGGACTACGACGCCGGCAACGGCCGCACGGGCAAGTTCTACGACGGGCTCGGCTTCCACCGCGTCATCGAGGGCTTCATGATCCAGGGCGGCTGCCCCCTCGGCACCGGCACCGGCGGACCCGGCTACACGTTCAAGGACGAGATCCACCCCGAGCTCGTCTTCGACAAGCCCTACCTGCTTGCGATGGCCAACGCCGGGCCCGGCACCAACGGCTCGCAGTTCTTCATCACCCTCGGCGCCACGCCGTGGCTCAACGGCAAGCACACGATCTTCGGCGAGGTGGCCGACCAGGCCTCCCGCGACGTCGTGGACGCCATCGGGTCCACCCCCACCGGTGCTGGCGACCGCCCGCTCGACGCGGTCGTCATCGAGTCGGTCGAGGTCGTGGGCTCCTGA
- a CDS encoding rhomboid family intramembrane serine protease, with amino-acid sequence MHQASVGFQCPECVAEGAKGTRSARTAYGGLRSSNPGATTITLIAINVFVWVTIVATGWKGSQLIDWLALSPLGTCFTADGGGYWPDLTEATCTAPGMEFVPGVADGSYWQLVTSMFAHVEMWHIAFNMVALYALGPQLELVLGRARFLALYLLSGLAGSTLVYWLAGEHSATLGASGAVFGLMGALLVVAFKVGGNLQSLLTWIGINVVITVIGAQFISWQAHLGGLVGGVVIAAALVYAPRQNRTQFQVGALVVLAALLAVAVVVRTAVLTA; translated from the coding sequence ATGCACCAGGCCTCGGTCGGCTTCCAGTGCCCCGAGTGCGTGGCCGAGGGCGCCAAGGGCACCCGCAGTGCCCGCACGGCGTACGGCGGTCTGCGCTCCAGCAACCCCGGCGCGACCACGATCACGCTGATCGCGATCAACGTGTTCGTGTGGGTCACGATCGTGGCCACGGGGTGGAAGGGCAGCCAGCTGATCGACTGGCTGGCGCTCAGCCCCCTGGGCACCTGCTTCACCGCCGACGGCGGCGGCTACTGGCCCGACCTGACCGAGGCGACGTGCACCGCCCCGGGCATGGAGTTCGTGCCCGGCGTCGCCGACGGCTCCTACTGGCAGCTCGTCACCAGCATGTTCGCGCATGTCGAGATGTGGCACATCGCGTTCAACATGGTCGCGCTCTACGCGCTCGGCCCCCAGCTGGAGCTGGTGCTGGGCCGGGCCCGCTTCCTCGCGCTCTACCTGCTCTCCGGCCTCGCCGGCTCGACCCTCGTCTACTGGCTCGCAGGCGAGCACAGCGCCACGCTCGGTGCCTCCGGCGCCGTCTTCGGGCTCATGGGCGCGCTGCTGGTGGTGGCGTTCAAGGTGGGCGGCAACCTGCAGTCGCTGCTCACCTGGATCGGCATCAACGTCGTGATCACCGTCATCGGCGCGCAGTTCATCTCCTGGCAGGCGCACCTCGGCGGGCTGGTCGGCGGCGTCGTCATCGCGGCGGCCCTGGTCTACGCGCCGCGCCAGAACCGCACCCAGTTCCAGGTCGGGGCGCTGGTCGTCCTGGCCGCGCTGCTCGCGGTCGCGGTCGTCGTCCGCACCGCCGTCCTCACCGCCTGA
- a CDS encoding FMN-dependent NADH-azoreductase, which translates to MTLFRLDASIRVEGSHSRALGDLVEREWSRVHPGSDVVRRHLGTEPLPATAWADAVAGGVLPAGDRTAAQADATALAARLVDELVGADALLFAVPLYNFGVSQHFKTYVDLVITDPRMAAGSTTAVAGKPAVLATVRGGAYGAGTPREGWDHATGWMRRILEDVWGLDLRSVEEEFSLVGENPALDEFAGLADDMRAAAAALATEHGRDLAALRPHAA; encoded by the coding sequence ATGACCCTGTTCCGTCTCGACGCCAGCATCCGCGTGGAGGGCTCGCACAGCCGCGCCCTCGGCGACCTCGTGGAGCGTGAGTGGTCGCGCGTCCACCCCGGCAGCGACGTCGTACGCCGCCACCTCGGCACCGAGCCCCTCCCCGCGACGGCGTGGGCAGACGCGGTCGCGGGAGGTGTCCTGCCCGCAGGCGACCGGACGGCCGCGCAGGCCGACGCGACCGCGCTGGCGGCGCGGCTGGTCGACGAGCTGGTCGGCGCGGACGCGCTGCTCTTCGCCGTGCCGCTGTACAACTTCGGGGTGTCCCAGCACTTCAAGACCTACGTGGACCTGGTGATCACCGACCCCCGCATGGCGGCGGGGAGCACCACGGCCGTCGCCGGCAAGCCGGCCGTCCTCGCGACGGTGCGGGGCGGTGCCTACGGCGCCGGCACCCCGCGCGAGGGGTGGGACCACGCCACCGGCTGGATGCGCCGCATCCTCGAGGACGTGTGGGGGCTGGACCTGCGCTCGGTCGAGGAGGAGTTCTCCCTCGTGGGCGAGAACCCGGCGCTGGACGAGTTCGCCGGACTCGCCGACGACATGCGCGCCGCCGCGGCGGCCCTGGCCACCGAGCACGGGCGCGACCTCGCCGCGCTGCGCCCGCACGCCGCGTGA
- a CDS encoding MarR family winged helix-turn-helix transcriptional regulator has protein sequence MTDQAEPRWLSQEEQHAWFGVTAIMWSLPGPLDAQLERDSGLNLFEYFVLGSLSMSPGRQRRMSEIAAQSSASPSRVSNVVARLEGRGWVTRRPDEHDRRSTIATLTEAGWDKVVAAAPGHIAEVRRLLIDGRTPEQLAVLRDVGVSVARQALGDRCADSLLPEAP, from the coding sequence ATGACGGACCAGGCGGAGCCGCGCTGGCTGTCGCAGGAGGAGCAGCACGCGTGGTTCGGGGTGACGGCGATCATGTGGTCGCTGCCCGGACCGCTGGATGCTCAACTGGAGCGCGACAGCGGCCTCAACCTGTTCGAGTACTTCGTGCTCGGCTCCCTGTCGATGTCCCCTGGAAGGCAGCGTCGGATGAGCGAGATAGCCGCCCAGTCGAGCGCCAGCCCGTCGCGGGTCTCCAACGTCGTGGCCAGGCTGGAGGGGCGGGGCTGGGTGACCCGGCGTCCGGACGAGCACGACCGGCGCAGCACCATCGCGACGCTCACCGAGGCGGGCTGGGACAAGGTGGTGGCCGCCGCGCCGGGCCACATCGCCGAGGTACGCCGGCTGCTGATCGACGGGCGTACCCCCGAGCAGCTCGCTGTCCTGCGTGATGTCGGCGTGTCGGTCGCGCGCCAGGCGCTCGGCGACCGGTGCGCCGACAGCCTGCTCCCCGAGGCTCCGTAA
- a CDS encoding cell division protein CrgA → MATKVARDPWRDVMEAPPDEEQNVPKLKATDPFADPRGKLLTPRFVVSVLLMLLGIAWIAYYYTAVRAEPPLPPDGKPKFMADLEDWNYLIGFGAFFLGLILAAHPSTPLGRGRGVVVGMLGCFLLGLLWICTFYVISDDPSRVWVFNDLGQKNLFVGIAFMAVGFTYATRWE, encoded by the coding sequence ATGGCGACTAAGGTAGCCCGCGACCCGTGGCGAGACGTCATGGAGGCGCCACCCGACGAGGAGCAGAACGTGCCCAAGCTCAAGGCCACCGATCCCTTCGCGGACCCGAGGGGCAAGCTGCTCACGCCGCGCTTCGTGGTCTCCGTGCTGCTGATGCTCCTCGGCATCGCGTGGATCGCGTACTACTACACGGCCGTCCGCGCCGAGCCGCCCCTTCCCCCGGACGGGAAGCCGAAGTTCATGGCCGACCTGGAGGACTGGAACTACCTGATCGGCTTCGGCGCGTTCTTCCTCGGCCTGATCCTCGCCGCGCACCCCTCCACCCCGCTCGGTCGTGGGCGTGGCGTCGTCGTCGGCATGCTGGGCTGCTTCCTGCTCGGCCTGCTGTGGATCTGCACCTTCTACGTCATCAGCGACGACCCCTCGCGCGTCTGGGTCTTCAACGACCTGGGCCAGAAGAACCTCTTCGTCGGCATCGCGTTCATGGCCGTCGGCTTCACCTACGCCACGCGCTGGGAGTGA
- a CDS encoding DUF881 domain-containing protein, with amino-acid sequence MTPGSHASPSGPEEPQPRPRRGLWRIGTPVVVLLSGCLFAVSAYNSEGTDLRPGRYTDLAALVQTQATQYDTLKGRLDRLNAEVESLSAGVNDRTVNKLRRQIETLEDPAGLEPRSGQGITVTLSDAPEDVINSTSRALNLLVVHQQDIQAVVNAMWRGGASAVTIQGQRVVSTTGIKCHGNAVLLQGVPYAQPYVIQAVGDPSTLSDTVLGDVDVDYYLQRAELPDISVGWDLETEDAVAAPAYDGLLDLQHAEVLRKQEDS; translated from the coding sequence ATGACGCCCGGTTCCCACGCGAGCCCCTCGGGCCCCGAGGAGCCGCAGCCACGCCCTCGGCGCGGCCTGTGGCGCATCGGCACGCCGGTCGTCGTCCTGCTCAGCGGCTGCCTGTTCGCCGTCAGCGCGTACAACAGCGAGGGCACCGACCTGCGCCCCGGCCGCTACACCGACCTGGCGGCGCTCGTGCAGACCCAGGCCACGCAGTACGACACGCTCAAGGGCCGCCTCGACCGGCTCAACGCGGAGGTGGAGTCGCTCAGCGCGGGCGTCAACGACCGTACGGTCAACAAGCTGCGCCGCCAGATCGAGACCCTCGAGGACCCCGCCGGCCTGGAGCCGCGCAGCGGGCAGGGCATCACCGTCACCCTCTCCGACGCCCCCGAGGACGTCATCAACTCGACGAGCCGCGCGCTGAACCTGCTCGTCGTGCACCAGCAGGACATCCAGGCCGTCGTCAACGCGATGTGGCGCGGCGGTGCGAGTGCCGTGACGATCCAGGGGCAGCGGGTGGTCAGCACCACCGGCATCAAGTGCCACGGCAACGCCGTGCTCCTCCAGGGCGTGCCCTACGCCCAGCCCTACGTCATCCAGGCCGTCGGCGACCCGAGCACGCTCAGCGACACCGTGCTCGGCGACGTCGACGTCGACTACTACCTGCAGCGCGCCGAGCTGCCCGACATCTCCGTCGGCTGGGACCTCGAGACCGAGGACGCGGTCGCGGCGCCGGCCTACGACGGCCTGCTCGACCTGCAGCACGCCGAGGTGCTGCGCAAGCAGGAGGACTCCTAG
- the pknB gene encoding Stk1 family PASTA domain-containing Ser/Thr kinase — MSNSQPTVVGGRYELGELLGRGGMAEVRKGIDTRLGRVVAVKRLRTDLASDATFQARFRREAQSSASLNHPSIVAVYDTGEEPASDGSGVAQPYIVMEFVAGRTLRDILREGRKILPERALEITSGVLSALDYSHRAGIIHRDIKPGNVMLTPSGDVKVMDFGIARAISDASSTMTQTAAVVGTAQYLSPEQARGETVDSRSDVYSTGCLLYELLTGRPPFVGDSPVAVAYQHVREQAAPPSDHDTELPPEVDAIVMKALAKRLEDRYQSAAEMRADIERYLAGVPVQATAPPPPDHTMVAGTAVAPTTTLPTAVAPRPPLPADSDEERGSSTGLLWLLGILALVLIVAGAAFIPRLFESPPEQTQVPRLVGLTYDEALLEIADAGLAKGDVSYAPDDTVRENHVISQDPNTDQFVDPGTAVDLVISNGKPLVGVPSVVGQLRKDAVAQLKALKLNVRQVERDSDEDRNEVLETDPPAGQEVPVGSTVTIYYSDGQEKVPDVVGDSQAVAEEKIRQAGFNPVVREDPTSTEPAGTVVEQIPGKGTLADDGADVIIFVSTYVEPTPTLPTEPTEPTEAPPTDLPTDPTIPLPSRGGRR; from the coding sequence ATGAGCAACTCACAGCCGACAGTGGTCGGCGGCCGGTACGAGCTCGGTGAGCTCCTCGGCCGCGGCGGCATGGCTGAGGTCCGCAAGGGCATCGACACGCGGCTGGGCCGCGTGGTCGCGGTCAAGCGGCTGCGGACCGACCTGGCGAGCGACGCGACGTTCCAGGCGCGCTTCCGCCGGGAGGCGCAGTCCTCCGCGTCGCTCAACCACCCCTCCATCGTCGCGGTCTACGACACCGGCGAGGAGCCGGCGAGCGACGGCTCCGGCGTGGCGCAGCCCTACATCGTCATGGAGTTCGTCGCCGGCCGCACGCTGCGCGACATCCTGCGCGAGGGGCGCAAGATCCTGCCCGAGCGGGCGCTGGAGATCACCAGCGGCGTGCTCTCCGCCCTGGACTACAGCCACCGCGCGGGGATCATCCACCGCGACATCAAGCCCGGCAACGTCATGCTCACCCCGAGCGGCGACGTGAAGGTGATGGACTTCGGCATCGCGCGGGCGATCAGCGACGCCTCCTCCACGATGACCCAGACCGCGGCCGTGGTCGGCACCGCGCAGTACCTCTCCCCCGAGCAGGCCCGCGGCGAGACCGTCGACTCCCGCTCCGACGTCTACTCCACCGGCTGCCTGCTCTACGAGCTCCTCACCGGGCGGCCGCCGTTCGTCGGCGACAGCCCGGTCGCCGTGGCCTACCAGCACGTGCGGGAGCAGGCGGCCCCGCCGTCGGACCACGACACCGAGCTGCCGCCCGAGGTCGACGCGATCGTCATGAAGGCGCTCGCCAAGCGGCTCGAGGACCGCTACCAGTCGGCCGCCGAGATGCGCGCCGACATCGAGCGCTACCTCGCCGGCGTGCCGGTCCAGGCGACGGCCCCACCGCCGCCGGACCACACCATGGTCGCCGGCACGGCGGTCGCGCCGACGACGACGCTCCCCACCGCGGTCGCGCCGCGCCCGCCGCTGCCCGCGGACAGCGACGAGGAGCGCGGCAGCAGCACGGGCCTGCTGTGGCTCCTCGGCATCCTCGCCCTGGTCCTCATCGTCGCCGGAGCGGCCTTCATCCCGCGACTCTTCGAGAGCCCGCCGGAGCAGACCCAGGTGCCGCGACTGGTCGGGCTCACCTACGACGAGGCGCTCCTCGAGATCGCCGACGCCGGCCTGGCCAAGGGCGACGTGTCGTACGCGCCGGACGACACGGTGCGCGAGAACCACGTCATCAGCCAGGACCCCAACACCGACCAGTTCGTCGACCCCGGGACCGCGGTGGACCTGGTGATCTCCAACGGCAAGCCGCTGGTGGGCGTCCCCTCGGTCGTCGGCCAGCTGCGCAAGGACGCCGTCGCCCAGCTCAAGGCGCTCAAGCTCAACGTCCGCCAGGTCGAACGCGACTCCGACGAGGACCGCAACGAGGTGCTCGAGACCGACCCGCCGGCCGGCCAGGAGGTCCCGGTCGGCAGCACCGTCACGATCTACTACTCCGACGGCCAGGAGAAGGTGCCGGACGTGGTGGGCGACTCGCAGGCGGTGGCCGAGGAGAAGATCCGCCAGGCCGGCTTCAACCCGGTCGTGCGCGAGGACCCCACGTCGACCGAGCCGGCCGGCACCGTGGTCGAGCAGATCCCCGGCAAGGGCACGCTCGCCGACGACGGCGCCGACGTGATCATCTTCGTCTCGACCTACGTGGAGCCGACCCCCACGCTGCCCACGGAGCCGACGGAGCCGACCGAGGCACCACCGACCGACCTCCCCACCGACCCGACGATCCCGCTGCCCAGCCGCGGGGGGCGTCGCTAG